In Dyadobacter sp. NIV53, a single window of DNA contains:
- a CDS encoding aminopeptidase P family protein, producing the protein MRYSSIDKSLFVENRLRLTELLKPRSLVILNSNDIMPSNADGAMGFKQNSDIFYLTGVDQEETVLLTFPDHPDEKFREVLFLRETNELIAVWEGEKLTKEQAREVSGITNVYWTHQFETIFGNIIFEADHVYLNTNEHTRNGSIVQTREARFVAEFKERYPVHHLVRLAPLMHQLRAIKQPAEIALMQKACDITKLGFERLLKFVKPGVQEFEIEAELIHEFLINRSKGFAYQPIIASGANACVLHYIQNDRTCNDGDVLLLDVAAEYANYGSDLSRSIPVNGKFTKRQREVYDAVLRVFKSAKSMLVTGNIWDEYHLEVSKIMESELIGLGLISKDDITKQDPDWPAYKKYFPHGTSHFLGLDIHDVGNKYRRFEPGMVFTCEPGIYIKEEGLGIRLENNILITAEGNIDLMGHIPIEAEEIEDLMNK; encoded by the coding sequence ATGCGTTATTCTTCCATCGACAAATCTTTGTTTGTTGAAAACAGGCTCAGGCTTACCGAATTATTAAAGCCCAGGTCGCTGGTTATTTTGAATTCCAATGACATTATGCCCAGCAATGCAGACGGGGCAATGGGTTTTAAACAAAACTCGGATATATTTTACCTTACCGGAGTAGACCAGGAGGAAACTGTACTGCTTACTTTTCCGGACCATCCGGACGAAAAATTCCGGGAAGTGCTGTTTCTGCGCGAAACCAATGAGCTGATTGCAGTTTGGGAAGGAGAAAAACTAACAAAGGAACAGGCAAGGGAAGTGTCTGGTATTACGAATGTTTACTGGACGCATCAGTTTGAAACTATTTTTGGCAACATTATTTTTGAAGCTGACCATGTTTATCTCAATACCAATGAACATACCCGTAACGGTTCGATCGTTCAGACGCGGGAAGCAAGGTTTGTTGCTGAATTTAAGGAAAGATATCCGGTTCATCATCTGGTAAGGCTTGCTCCGCTGATGCATCAGCTCCGTGCAATTAAACAACCTGCTGAAATAGCCTTGATGCAAAAGGCTTGTGATATTACGAAACTGGGATTTGAAAGGTTACTGAAATTTGTAAAACCGGGTGTTCAGGAATTTGAAATTGAAGCTGAACTGATCCATGAATTTTTAATAAACCGTTCAAAAGGGTTTGCATATCAGCCGATCATTGCTTCCGGCGCGAACGCATGCGTTTTGCATTATATTCAGAATGACAGAACGTGCAATGATGGTGATGTGCTACTTCTGGACGTGGCAGCCGAATATGCCAATTACGGCTCCGATTTATCAAGAAGTATTCCGGTAAACGGGAAATTCACTAAACGCCAGCGAGAAGTTTACGATGCGGTATTACGCGTTTTCAAATCGGCAAAGAGTATGCTGGTAACAGGTAATATCTGGGATGAATATCATCTGGAAGTCAGTAAAATCATGGAAAGTGAATTGATTGGCCTCGGTCTCATTTCCAAGGACGACATAACCAAACAGGATCCTGACTGGCCTGCTTACAAAAAATACTTTCCGCACGGAACGTCTCATTTTCTGGGACTGGACATCCATGACGTTGGAAATAAGTACCGTCGTTTTGAACCGGGTATGGTATTCACTTGCGAGCCAGGTATCTATATCAAAGAAGAAGGACTGGGGATACGGCTTGAAAACAACATTCTGATTACTGCTGAAGGCAATATTGATCTGATGGGACACATTCCGATTGAAGCCGAAGAAATTGAAGATTTGATGAATAAATGA
- a CDS encoding S8 family serine peptidase gives MRRFFLLAFVFAPLLLSASPKYWIYLKNKNLNTSPAVSPLTLENRHKMGLAISDVTDFPVSADYETVLRENSVKIINRSKWLNAVSATLTSEQASRVRQLDFVQDVVQIDPGFYIARTQPVEKAQMAPVMSQVQANAFLKEGISAKDVTIGVIDAGFYGADSSLSLTQIFDNHRVLGIRDYVKPGRPGDLLFSTAESFSDMHGTEVLAAISGIDYKDQIQYGMATNAKFYLARTDYSLREYRGEEDNWIAAMEWMDSLGVRLINTSLGYAKGFSDPKENYTPSQMDGKTSAISRAAQIASDKKGITLIVSAGNEGDDKGWGIVSTPADAKGVLAIGATNGKLWNRISYSSTGPEFLSYVKPNVSCFSLYGTSLSAPVITGFAACLLQANPKLTNKELLDLIEKSAHLYPYGNNFVGYGVPLASRALALIKAPYLPNNSRLIEVKGRSCEIDVTSLEPLVAIYRKKNTKDVLSQQVAKVQNGKISLKRQNGEHFTTIDLKDSVIEVEWN, from the coding sequence ATGAGAAGATTTTTTTTACTGGCATTCGTGTTTGCCCCGCTTCTTTTATCTGCAAGTCCGAAATACTGGATTTATTTAAAAAATAAAAACCTGAATACCAGTCCTGCGGTGTCTCCGCTGACTTTGGAAAACCGCCATAAAATGGGTCTGGCTATTTCGGATGTAACGGATTTTCCTGTAAGTGCGGATTATGAAACGGTTCTTCGTGAGAACTCAGTGAAAATTATCAACCGTTCCAAATGGCTGAATGCTGTGTCGGCCACACTGACCAGTGAACAAGCCAGCCGTGTTCGTCAGCTTGATTTTGTGCAAGATGTGGTTCAGATTGATCCGGGGTTTTATATTGCCAGAACACAACCCGTTGAAAAAGCACAAATGGCACCGGTAATGTCACAGGTTCAGGCGAATGCTTTTCTAAAAGAAGGGATTTCGGCAAAGGATGTTACAATAGGTGTAATTGATGCCGGATTTTATGGTGCCGATTCTTCACTTTCTTTAACTCAGATTTTCGATAACCACAGAGTATTAGGTATCCGGGATTATGTAAAACCAGGCCGGCCGGGTGATTTGTTGTTCAGTACAGCAGAATCGTTCTCGGATATGCATGGAACAGAAGTACTTGCAGCCATTTCCGGTATTGATTACAAAGACCAGATCCAGTACGGAATGGCAACGAATGCTAAGTTTTATCTTGCACGTACCGATTATTCACTAAGGGAATACCGAGGTGAAGAGGATAACTGGATTGCGGCAATGGAGTGGATGGACAGTCTGGGCGTCCGTTTAATAAATACATCTCTGGGTTATGCCAAAGGTTTTTCTGATCCGAAAGAAAACTATACGCCTTCGCAAATGGATGGCAAAACCAGTGCTATCAGCCGTGCAGCACAGATTGCCTCTGACAAAAAAGGAATTACACTGATCGTTTCGGCGGGAAATGAAGGTGACGACAAAGGCTGGGGCATAGTATCTACGCCTGCTGATGCAAAAGGCGTTTTAGCGATAGGCGCTACCAATGGAAAGTTATGGAACCGAATCAGTTACAGCAGTACCGGCCCGGAGTTTTTATCTTATGTGAAGCCTAATGTTTCATGCTTTTCTTTATACGGAACTTCTTTATCTGCGCCGGTTATTACCGGGTTTGCGGCATGCTTACTACAAGCTAATCCCAAACTCACGAATAAAGAGCTTCTTGACCTGATTGAAAAATCGGCGCATTTATATCCGTATGGGAATAATTTTGTCGGATATGGCGTACCTCTGGCTTCCCGCGCTCTTGCCCTGATCAAAGCACCTTATCTGCCCAATAATTCCAGGCTTATTGAAGTGAAAGGCCGCAGCTGTGAAATTGACGTTACAAGCCTGGAACCACTCGTTGCGATATACAGGAAGAAAAATACCAAAGATGTTTTATCCCAGCAGGTGGCGAAGGTTCAGAATGGTAAAATTTCACTAAAACGCCAGAATGGCGAACACTTTACGACTATTGATCTGAAAGACTCGGTAATAGAAGTAGAATGGAACTGA
- a CDS encoding Gfo/Idh/MocA family protein: MAGVALAGSTLPTITILNPNRAFAGVNTDTLKVGLIGCGGRGSGAANQALKADPNVVLHAMGDIFKDKMDSSLENLTKVHGAKVKVDEGHKFIGFDAFQKVLDSGVDVVILATPPHFRPEHLTAAINAGKHVFCEKPVAVDAPGVRKVLEAAKLAKQKNLSLMSGFCWRYHEPKRQSFSRILDGAVGDISAIYNTYDTGTLWSFPRVAGWTDAEYVLRNWTYYTWLAGDHIVEQAVHSIDMMSWAMGGKLPISATGTGGRQVRTDSLFGNIFDHFAVTYEYENGAKGFHHSRQQANCENSYLVETLGTKGRAMVNCARNVHEIYGQKPWKYEGPQSDMYQTEHNELFASIRSGKLINDGEMMAQSTLLAIMGRMAAYTGKRVTWDEAMNSTEKLGPDTYSFDMKPPVVEVARPGITSFS, from the coding sequence ATGGCGGGTGTTGCACTGGCAGGCAGCACTCTTCCGACTATCACTATTTTAAACCCGAACCGTGCATTTGCAGGTGTAAATACCGACACCCTGAAAGTTGGTTTGATCGGTTGTGGAGGACGTGGTTCCGGTGCTGCCAACCAGGCTTTGAAAGCAGATCCTAACGTGGTTTTACATGCTATGGGTGACATTTTTAAAGATAAAATGGATTCGTCTCTTGAAAATCTGACCAAGGTTCACGGAGCAAAAGTAAAGGTAGACGAAGGCCATAAATTCATTGGATTTGATGCATTTCAAAAAGTATTGGATTCGGGTGTTGACGTAGTAATCCTGGCAACTCCTCCGCATTTCCGTCCGGAGCATTTAACAGCCGCGATCAATGCAGGCAAACATGTATTCTGTGAAAAACCAGTAGCCGTTGATGCTCCCGGTGTAAGAAAAGTGCTGGAAGCTGCCAAACTTGCCAAACAGAAGAACCTTTCTTTGATGTCAGGATTTTGCTGGAGATATCATGAACCAAAACGCCAGAGTTTCTCAAGAATCCTTGATGGTGCAGTTGGCGATATTTCTGCTATTTACAATACTTATGATACAGGTACACTTTGGTCGTTTCCTCGTGTAGCCGGCTGGACAGATGCTGAATACGTATTGCGTAACTGGACTTATTATACCTGGTTAGCTGGTGATCATATTGTTGAACAGGCAGTTCACAGTATTGATATGATGTCGTGGGCAATGGGCGGAAAGCTGCCTATATCTGCGACCGGCACCGGTGGAAGGCAAGTGCGTACAGATTCTCTTTTTGGAAATATATTTGACCATTTTGCCGTGACCTACGAATACGAAAATGGCGCAAAAGGGTTCCATCATTCACGTCAGCAGGCAAACTGTGAAAACAGTTACCTGGTAGAAACACTTGGTACAAAAGGACGTGCAATGGTGAACTGTGCAAGAAATGTGCATGAAATATATGGACAAAAACCCTGGAAATACGAAGGCCCGCAAAGCGATATGTACCAGACAGAGCATAACGAATTATTTGCTTCAATCCGTAGCGGTAAACTGATCAATGACGGTGAAATGATGGCCCAGAGTACTTTATTGGCTATCATGGGTAGAATGGCTGCTTATACAGGAAAGAGAGTAACATGGGATGAAGCAATGAACTCAACAGAAAAACTTGGACCGGATACATACAGTTTTGATATGAAACCGCCTGTTGTTGAGGTTGCCAGGCCAGGTATTACTTCTTTCTCTTAA
- a CDS encoding TIM barrel protein: MQRRDFLKNSALATTAAVVGTGAIAAANTGIYVKPVAELLSPIARPMVKKSLMWGMIKEDLSIMDKFKLLKDLGYDGVELDSPDKLDMKEVLEARDKTGLLIPGTINSMHWKLPLSDPDPKKREECVKSIEKALWDTKHYGGTTVLVVPGVVNANVSYSEAYERSQAEIRKLLPVAEKTGVKIAIENVWNQFLLSPLEAAKYVDDFKHPMVGWYFDVGNVLRYSWPASWIEALNKRILKLHLKEFSFKKQNDLGLWKGFDVEFFDGDNNWPEVNKALQKVGYSGWASAEVAGGDRKRLLTVREKMDEIFKA, translated from the coding sequence ATGCAAAGAAGAGATTTTCTTAAAAACAGTGCATTGGCAACAACTGCCGCGGTAGTAGGAACGGGTGCCATTGCAGCAGCAAATACTGGCATCTATGTGAAACCAGTTGCAGAATTACTTAGCCCGATAGCCCGGCCGATGGTGAAAAAAAGCCTTATGTGGGGAATGATCAAGGAAGACTTATCGATTATGGACAAGTTTAAGTTGCTGAAAGATCTTGGTTATGATGGTGTAGAGCTCGACTCTCCCGACAAACTCGATATGAAGGAAGTTCTTGAGGCCAGAGACAAAACGGGTTTGCTGATACCTGGAACAATCAATTCCATGCACTGGAAACTGCCATTGTCCGATCCCGACCCGAAGAAAAGGGAAGAATGTGTGAAGTCAATTGAAAAAGCATTGTGGGATACCAAACATTACGGCGGTACAACAGTTCTGGTGGTACCGGGTGTGGTAAATGCCAATGTGAGTTATAGTGAAGCATACGAACGTTCGCAGGCGGAAATCCGTAAGCTACTTCCGGTAGCTGAAAAAACGGGTGTGAAAATAGCCATTGAAAATGTCTGGAACCAGTTTTTGCTAAGCCCTTTGGAAGCTGCAAAGTATGTCGATGATTTCAAACATCCGATGGTTGGCTGGTATTTTGATGTAGGGAACGTGCTCCGTTACAGCTGGCCTGCTTCCTGGATTGAGGCACTGAACAAACGCATATTAAAGCTCCATTTGAAAGAATTCAGCTTCAAAAAGCAAAATGATCTTGGGCTCTGGAAAGGTTTTGATGTTGAGTTTTTTGACGGTGATAACAATTGGCCCGAAGTGAACAAAGCATTGCAAAAAGTCGGATATTCCGGTTGGGCATCTGCGGAAGTTGCTGGTGGTGACAGGAAGCGTCTGTTAACTGTCCGGGAGAAAATGGATGAGATTTTTAAGGCGTAA